A genomic window from Deinococcus aquaedulcis includes:
- a CDS encoding sensor histidine kinase yields the protein MTPVPPETDPLLQALDVAEAALADATTPAEVQARAVNAFAFLGSGVTVQWSTAADLPGEANDLERLSVGGGGAQPAWAAQAFGQVGEASVLLIQRPGEPWTAAERAQLRAAMLVVGRALDRATQAEQLAAERAALAAFAGFSEQALRSTDVAALTQRAVAVLRATLGSVAAAYLVPHGRVWRAAVISGGVPQVLADQLRAGLPLRGESVEAALASRDLLFVPHWTAPSLPGVQAFRAVALRPMHQGGTVVGLLAMGTAQADTWTERERSVFSAVGRSLALALDRALQDAGLREENAALHAQARALEAFAQLSADLGTQDQRLALIRRAQEVILSLMPRGFAAYYELQGDHWQVRSQVGQVRSPALQAALDAGLAPDAQSLRLPWDSGEPYYQAAYDPQADGLSLPEAPGALASLPLQVGEERLGVFTVGQFEAQPWTAGERTLLLAVTQSLTLALGRARSVQQLQQSAAELERSNQALQAANEELEAFAYSVSHDLRAPVRHIAGFADLLSRALDDDTRAQPKVARALQVITDAATQMNALIDAMLNLSRAGRQELRLAQVDLGALTRSILAELQPEVQGRQVAFEVGALPTVYADPALLRQVLANLLGNAVKYTARCEHARIEVWAEERAPGWTVHVRDNGVGFDPRYSHKLFGVFQRLHRAEEFGGSGVGLANVRRILQRHGGTWSAQGQPGQGATFSFTLPRPAN from the coding sequence ATGACCCCGGTGCCACCGGAAACTGACCCGCTGCTGCAGGCGCTGGACGTGGCCGAAGCGGCTCTGGCGGACGCGACCACGCCGGCTGAAGTGCAGGCGCGCGCGGTGAACGCCTTCGCCTTCCTGGGCTCGGGTGTGACGGTGCAGTGGAGCACAGCTGCCGACCTGCCCGGCGAAGCGAATGATCTGGAACGGCTCTCTGTAGGCGGTGGGGGTGCCCAGCCAGCCTGGGCCGCGCAGGCCTTTGGGCAGGTGGGGGAAGCGTCCGTATTGCTCATCCAGCGTCCTGGCGAGCCCTGGACAGCGGCCGAGAGGGCCCAGTTGCGGGCGGCAATGCTCGTGGTGGGCCGCGCGCTGGACCGGGCCACCCAGGCGGAGCAACTGGCGGCTGAGCGTGCGGCGCTGGCGGCCTTTGCCGGGTTCAGCGAACAGGCCCTGCGCAGCACCGACGTGGCCGCCCTGACCCAGCGGGCGGTGGCGGTGCTGCGGGCCACCCTGGGATCGGTGGCCGCCGCGTATCTGGTGCCGCACGGACGGGTGTGGCGCGCGGCGGTGATCTCGGGCGGGGTGCCGCAGGTGCTGGCCGACCAGTTGCGCGCCGGGCTGCCCCTGCGCGGCGAAAGTGTGGAAGCGGCCCTGGCCTCGCGCGATCTCCTGTTCGTACCGCACTGGACGGCGCCCAGCCTGCCGGGTGTGCAGGCGTTCCGGGCGGTGGCGCTGCGGCCCATGCACCAGGGGGGCACGGTGGTGGGCCTGCTGGCCATGGGCACCGCGCAGGCCGACACCTGGACCGAGCGCGAACGCAGCGTGTTCAGTGCGGTAGGACGCAGCCTGGCCCTGGCGCTGGACCGCGCCCTGCAGGACGCAGGCCTGCGCGAGGAAAACGCCGCCCTGCACGCCCAGGCCCGCGCGCTGGAGGCCTTTGCGCAGCTGAGCGCCGATCTGGGCACCCAGGACCAGCGCCTGGCCCTGATTCGCCGCGCCCAGGAGGTCATTCTCTCGCTGATGCCCCGGGGCTTTGCGGCCTACTACGAGCTGCAGGGGGACCACTGGCAGGTGCGCTCGCAGGTGGGGCAGGTGCGCAGCCCAGCGCTGCAGGCCGCGCTGGACGCTGGGCTGGCTCCAGATGCGCAGAGCCTGCGGCTGCCCTGGGACAGCGGCGAGCCCTACTATCAGGCGGCTTACGACCCGCAGGCCGATGGCCTGAGCCTGCCGGAAGCGCCGGGCGCACTGGCCAGCCTGCCGCTGCAGGTGGGCGAGGAGCGTCTGGGCGTGTTCACGGTGGGCCAGTTCGAGGCGCAGCCCTGGACGGCGGGCGAACGCACCCTGCTGCTGGCCGTCACCCAGAGCCTCACCCTGGCGCTGGGGCGGGCGCGCAGCGTGCAGCAGTTGCAGCAGTCTGCCGCCGAACTGGAGCGCAGTAACCAGGCCCTGCAGGCGGCCAACGAGGAACTGGAAGCCTTCGCGTACTCGGTCAGCCACGACCTGCGCGCGCCGGTGCGGCACATTGCGGGCTTCGCCGATCTGCTGTCGCGGGCGCTGGACGACGACACCCGCGCCCAGCCCAAGGTGGCGCGCGCCCTGCAGGTGATCACCGACGCTGCCACCCAGATGAACGCGCTGATCGACGCCATGCTGAACCTTTCGCGCGCCGGGCGCCAGGAACTGCGGCTGGCCCAGGTGGACCTGGGCGCCCTGACCCGGAGCATCCTGGCCGAGCTGCAGCCCGAAGTGCAGGGGCGGCAGGTGGCCTTTGAAGTGGGCGCGCTGCCCACCGTGTATGCCGACCCGGCGCTACTGCGGCAGGTGCTGGCCAACCTGCTGGGCAACGCGGTGAAGTACACCGCCCGCTGCGAGCACGCCCGGATAGAAGTCTGGGCCGAGGAGAGGGCGCCCGGCTGGACCGTCCATGTGCGCGACAACGGCGTGGGCTTTGACCCGCGCTACAGTCACAAGCTCTTCGGCGTGTTTCAGCGTCTGCACCGCGCGGAGGAATTTGGTGGCAGTGGCGTGGGGCTGGCGAACGTGCGCCGCATCCTTCAGCGCCACGGCGGCACCTGGTCGGCCCAGGGGCAGCCGGGCCAGGGCGCCACCTTCAGCTTTACGCTGCCCCGACCAGCGAACTGA
- a CDS encoding peroxiredoxin: protein MSLSIGDRVPELTAVQDNGRPYTATPGRWRVLFFFPKTATTHCQLQARRYQALVDAYQALGVDVVGINGDPKQDQAKFRDLCKLDYPLITDRDQTISAAFGVLDEPWPGEDVRRARRETFLVAPDGVVTDHWTEVSPGEDAATVLARVRERLETALV, encoded by the coding sequence ATGTCGTTGTCAATTGGTGACCGGGTCCCCGAGCTGACGGCTGTTCAGGACAATGGCCGGCCTTACACCGCCACGCCGGGCCGCTGGCGGGTGCTGTTCTTTTTCCCCAAAACCGCCACCACGCACTGTCAGCTGCAGGCGCGCCGCTATCAGGCGCTGGTAGACGCCTATCAGGCGCTGGGCGTGGACGTGGTGGGGATCAACGGCGACCCCAAGCAGGACCAGGCCAAGTTCCGGGATCTGTGCAAACTGGATTACCCCTTGATCACAGACCGCGATCAGACGATCAGCGCGGCGTTTGGCGTGCTGGACGAGCCCTGGCCGGGCGAGGACGTGCGCCGGGCGCGCCGGGAAACCTTTCTGGTGGCCCCGGACGGCGTGGTTACCGACCACTGGACAGAAGTGAGCCCCGGTGAGGACGCCGCCACCGTGCTGGCGCGCGTTCGAGAGCGGCTCGAAACCGCGCTGGTGTAA
- the arsN2 gene encoding arsenic resistance N-acetyltransferase ArsN2 — protein sequence MLTRVATTADLPQLHTFLHRLGLPVAGLDEHLAHSVVVDGEGGPHALAALEVHGSVGLLRSVAVAPERRGQGLAQHLVQGVIERASALGLTDLYLLTTTAAAYFPRFGFQPVPRDVAPAMLHASREVQGVCPASATLMHLALLPRSVAMTQTLPQTIPGLTEPTTTAALTSALRVLPQRPLEFHLHGHVLVPAGYHVTEVKAVTIEAMDCGGNAAAWRETVIQLMDGSTADAQGGFMTNRKFLAIYDRVVKHIPVRDEAEVRFEYGNASTPAMQYHVTHVDAQPERVIIHLRTPGVQCKAGDACGPSGEGVNDECAPALGCCGPQQPMTLS from the coding sequence GTGCTGACCCGGGTGGCGACGACGGCGGACCTTCCTCAGTTGCACACCTTCCTGCACAGGCTGGGGTTGCCGGTGGCGGGTCTGGACGAGCACCTGGCGCACAGTGTCGTGGTGGACGGTGAGGGTGGCCCCCACGCGCTGGCGGCGCTGGAAGTCCACGGTTCGGTGGGGCTCCTGCGTTCCGTCGCGGTGGCGCCCGAGCGGCGAGGCCAGGGGCTGGCACAGCACCTGGTGCAAGGGGTGATCGAGCGCGCCAGCGCACTCGGCTTGACCGACCTCTATCTGCTGACCACGACGGCTGCAGCCTACTTTCCGCGCTTTGGATTCCAGCCTGTTCCCAGGGACGTAGCCCCCGCCATGTTGCACGCCTCCCGTGAGGTTCAGGGGGTCTGTCCCGCGTCGGCCACGTTGATGCACCTCGCCCTCTTGCCCAGGAGTGTTGCCATGACCCAGACCCTGCCCCAGACGATCCCCGGCCTCACCGAGCCGACCACCACTGCCGCGCTGACCTCGGCGCTGCGGGTGCTGCCACAGCGCCCCCTTGAATTTCACCTGCACGGGCACGTCCTGGTGCCGGCGGGCTACCACGTCACGGAAGTCAAGGCTGTGACGATTGAAGCGATGGACTGCGGCGGCAACGCCGCCGCCTGGCGCGAGACGGTGATTCAACTGATGGACGGGAGTACGGCAGACGCCCAGGGGGGCTTCATGACGAACCGCAAGTTTCTGGCCATCTATGACCGCGTGGTGAAGCATATTCCTGTGCGGGATGAGGCGGAGGTGCGGTTCGAGTACGGGAACGCGAGCACACCGGCAATGCAGTATCACGTCACGCACGTCGACGCCCAGCCAGAGCGGGTCATCATTCACCTGCGGACCCCTGGGGTGCAGTGCAAAGCAGGGGACGCCTGCGGCCCCTCAGGAGAAGGGGTCAACGATGAATGTGCGCCTGCGTTGGGGTGCTGTGGTCCACAGCAGCCCATGACCCTGAGTTAG
- a CDS encoding MarR family winged helix-turn-helix transcriptional regulator, producing MTVANDNEVGVDSSPGELLRAATRLFGELQGRNFACCDVNSATQCVILTTLVREGEQTLTSLARRLNLDKAWLSRSTDDLVAQGYLLKVPHPTDRRALHLHLTATGVQAAEDLDTQLNAQAARVLARFPVSERAQVLRVLAGLTQALQAELDGEEGGAC from the coding sequence ATGACTGTTGCCAATGACAACGAAGTAGGAGTGGATTCTTCCCCCGGTGAACTCTTGCGCGCGGCGACCCGGCTGTTCGGGGAATTGCAGGGGCGGAACTTTGCCTGCTGTGACGTAAATTCCGCGACTCAGTGCGTGATTCTGACCACGCTGGTGCGCGAAGGCGAGCAGACCCTGACGTCGCTGGCGCGCCGTCTCAATCTGGATAAAGCGTGGCTGAGCCGCAGCACCGACGACCTGGTGGCCCAGGGGTACCTGCTGAAAGTGCCGCATCCCACCGACCGCCGTGCCCTGCACCTTCACCTCACCGCCACCGGGGTCCAGGCGGCCGAAGACTTGGACACCCAGCTCAACGCCCAGGCCGCCCGGGTGCTGGCCCGCTTTCCGGTGAGCGAACGGGCCCAGGTGCTGCGCGTGCTCGCTGGGTTGACCCAGGCGCTGCAAGCGGAACTCGACGGGGAGGAGGGGGGCGCGTGCTGA
- a CDS encoding low molecular weight phosphatase family protein: protein MQVLEEVGLPTAHLQAKGVKPPIAEHFAFVITVCDRVEANCSIFPNATYRWG from the coding sequence GTGCAGGTGTTGGAAGAGGTAGGCCTGCCCACCGCACATCTTCAGGCCAAAGGGGTCAAGCCGCCGATTGCCGAGCATTTCGCCTTCGTCATCACCGTGTGCGACAGGGTGGAAGCGAACTGTTCTATTTTCCCCAATGCCACCTACCGCTGGGGCTGA
- a CDS encoding MIP/aquaporin family protein, translating into MSVPLSRALTAELLGTGALVFFGPGAAVVQAQTGLLGHLGVAAVFGLTVTAVIAALAPISGAHINPAATLALFLSGQFPRARVLPYVLAQLVGATLAALLLLALFGMEGTLGVTLPAGSVTQAFVLELVLTFFLLLVALRSGLPWVMGGVVALEATMGGPLTGASMNPARSFGPALVAGVWTAHWLYWLAPVLGAALAVGVNRFLAPTEPLEAQPQRAQEFRPEGDST; encoded by the coding sequence GTGAGCGTGCCGCTGTCCCGCGCGCTCACCGCAGAACTCCTGGGAACGGGGGCACTGGTGTTCTTCGGGCCAGGGGCCGCCGTGGTGCAGGCCCAGACAGGCCTGCTGGGTCATCTGGGGGTGGCCGCCGTGTTCGGGTTGACGGTCACGGCCGTGATTGCCGCGCTGGCCCCCATCAGTGGCGCGCACATCAACCCGGCCGCGACCCTGGCGCTGTTCCTGTCCGGGCAATTTCCCCGGGCGCGGGTGCTGCCCTATGTCCTGGCGCAGCTGGTGGGGGCGACGCTGGCGGCCCTTTTGTTGCTGGCGCTGTTCGGGATGGAGGGCACCCTCGGCGTGACGCTGCCGGCGGGCAGCGTCACGCAAGCCTTCGTCCTGGAACTGGTGCTGACCTTCTTCTTGCTGCTGGTGGCGCTGCGCTCGGGGCTGCCCTGGGTTATGGGCGGGGTGGTTGCCCTGGAGGCCACCATGGGCGGCCCCCTCACCGGGGCCAGCATGAATCCCGCCCGCTCGTTCGGCCCCGCCCTGGTGGCCGGCGTCTGGACGGCCCACTGGCTGTACTGGCTGGCTCCAGTGCTCGGGGCCGCCTTGGCCGTGGGTGTCAACCGCTTTCTGGCCCCCACCGAACCGCTCGAAGCACAGCCTCAGCGCGCCCAGGAGTTTCGTCCTGAAGGGGATTCGACATGA
- a CDS encoding ArsR/SmtB family transcription factor translates to MTTLTAPTVLDQLKALAQDTRYELVRHLAQGEHCVCDLETLLGLPQSKVSYHLNVLKEAGLVSAQQRGKNMYYRLNTAPLFLLGGQLLTDLFPDHPGLIHQTKSVC, encoded by the coding sequence GTGACGACCTTGACTGCGCCCACGGTGCTCGACCAGCTCAAAGCGCTCGCACAGGACACCCGATATGAACTGGTGCGCCATCTCGCCCAGGGGGAACACTGTGTCTGCGACCTGGAAACCCTGCTGGGTCTGCCGCAATCCAAGGTGTCGTACCACTTGAACGTTCTCAAGGAGGCGGGTCTGGTCAGCGCCCAGCAGCGCGGCAAAAACATGTACTACCGGCTGAATACGGCGCCCCTGTTTCTGCTGGGTGGTCAACTCCTCACCGACCTGTTCCCCGACCATCCCGGCCTGATACATCAAACCAAATCGGTGTGTTAA
- a CDS encoding diguanylate cyclase → MLLNALLINLALLVAGLFVVSLTYVRVRVAEGWAWVVARYLMAVATGFLLIVNTIPLAPGLLYDFRTVPVALASRRNGWVAGLLVALPLGLYRWLLGGPGKVPACINLVLVALLAGWGRPAFTRAPDTRGVPLYRRWWEALQIFALANITTFAAFTLAGKSVLEAMGVYTLYTLLSTVGMVAGHLVVQTRLSALHSAATLGQLAFTDGLTGALNRRQFDLDLPQAGPASYLLLLDLDHFKRVNDVHGHEAGDRVLAALTGVVRRSVRPSDRVYRLGGEEFAVLLHDCQPDAAPLVAERVRANIQAHLAGLAQVPDSLTVSGGLVPARGTAPLVAADAQLYAAKAAGRNRICSWLGAGEAIPV, encoded by the coding sequence ATGCTGCTCAACGCCCTGCTGATCAATCTCGCGCTGCTGGTGGCGGGACTGTTCGTGGTCAGCCTGACCTATGTGCGGGTACGGGTGGCTGAAGGCTGGGCCTGGGTGGTGGCGCGGTACCTGATGGCCGTCGCCACGGGCTTTTTGCTGATCGTGAACACCATTCCTCTGGCGCCGGGGCTGCTGTATGACTTCCGCACGGTACCGGTGGCGCTCGCCAGTCGCCGCAATGGCTGGGTGGCCGGGCTGCTGGTGGCGCTCCCTCTGGGCCTGTACCGCTGGTTGCTGGGGGGGCCGGGCAAGGTGCCCGCCTGTATCAATCTGGTGCTGGTCGCCCTGCTGGCCGGCTGGGGACGCCCTGCGTTTACCCGCGCGCCCGACACCCGGGGGGTGCCCCTGTACCGCCGCTGGTGGGAAGCGCTGCAGATTTTCGCTCTGGCGAACATCACCACGTTTGCCGCCTTTACCCTGGCGGGCAAATCGGTTCTTGAAGCCATGGGGGTGTACACGCTCTACACGCTGCTGAGCACCGTCGGCATGGTGGCCGGGCACCTCGTGGTACAGACCCGCCTCAGCGCCCTGCACAGCGCCGCCACCCTGGGGCAGCTGGCCTTCACCGACGGTCTGACCGGTGCCCTGAACCGCCGCCAGTTCGATCTGGATCTGCCGCAGGCGGGGCCGGCGTCGTACCTGTTGCTGCTGGACCTGGACCACTTCAAACGGGTGAATGACGTTCATGGGCACGAGGCCGGGGACCGGGTGCTCGCGGCGCTGACGGGTGTGGTGCGCCGGAGCGTGCGGCCCTCGGACCGGGTATACCGGCTGGGCGGAGAGGAATTTGCGGTGCTGCTGCACGACTGCCAGCCCGACGCCGCGCCGCTGGTGGCCGAACGGGTGCGGGCCAACATTCAGGCGCACTTGGCTGGGCTGGCCCAGGTGCCGGACAGTCTCACCGTATCGGGCGGTCTGGTCCCGGCGCGAGGAACGGCGCCGCTGGTGGCCGCCGACGCCCAGCTGTATGCCGCCAAGGCTGCCGGCCGCAACCGGATCTGTTCGTGGCTGGGAGCAGGTGAAGCCATCCCTGTGTGA